One stretch of Oncorhynchus clarkii lewisi isolate Uvic-CL-2024 chromosome 3, UVic_Ocla_1.0, whole genome shotgun sequence DNA includes these proteins:
- the LOC139405697 gene encoding CKLF-like MARVEL transmembrane domain-containing protein 6 encodes MAAAEPVYSPTTVSETKSKKWLIVPTDNLDKVRCLIKVVEVLLSFVAFILEEVVTNCMSCSPLYFFEFVSCTAFLFTALLLILLATTLHKRVGISCWPSLDFVYTALMAAFFLIASIVFASDNGGTDLENAAVAFGFLATVAFLVDAGWFVKTRGFPFKKTNQQAASNGGAPVAEAEKLNREQNEAD; translated from the exons ATGGCTGCCGCGGAACCAGTCTACAGTCCAACAACAGTTTCAGAGACCAAATCCAAAAAGTGGTTAATTGTACCAACAGATAATTTGGATAAAGTCAGATGTTTGATAAAGGTGGTGGAAGTG CTCCTGTCGTTTGTGGCCTTCATTCTTGAAGAGGTAGTGACGAACTGTATGAGCTGCTCTCCACTGTACTTCTTTGAGTTTGTCAGCTGCACAGCCTTCCTCTTCACagctctcctcctcatcctcctcgctACCACCCTGCACAAGAGAGTGGGCATCAGTTGCTGGCCCTCCCtg GACTTTGTGTACACAGCTTTGATGGCTGCATTCTTCCTCATCGCCTCCATTGTGTTTGCCTCAGATAATGGTGGAACTGACCTGGAGAATGCTGCTGTG GCATTTGGCTTCCTGGCCACTGTGGCATTCCTGGTGGATGCTGGCTGGTTTGTGAAGACCAGGGGTTTTCCTTTTAAAAAGACCAACCAGCAAGCTGCAAGCAATGGCGGGGCCCCTGTGGCAGAGGCCGAGAAACTCAACAGGGAACAGAACGAAGCAGACTAG